Part of the Desulfohalovibrio reitneri genome is shown below.
GGACAAAGGCATCCAGGACGCCCTCAAAGCCGGCATCATCGCCGGCTACCCGGTGGTGGACCTCAAGGTCAAACTGACCTTCGGTTCCTACCATGAGGTCGACTCCTCGGAGCAAGCCTTCTACATAGCCGGTTCCCAGGCAATCAAGGAAGCGGTCCGCAAGGCCAACCCGGTGCTGATGGAACCCATCATGGCCGTCGAGGCCGTCACCCCCGAGGAGTACCTGGGCGACGTCATGGGCGACCTCAACGGCCGCCGTGGCAAGGTTCAAGGCATGGACGCCCAGGGCGGTTCGCAGGTGGTCAACGCCCACGTGCCGCTGTCCGAGATGTTCGGATACGCCACCGACCTGCGCTCCAAGACTCAGGGCCGGGCCACCTTCACCATGCAATTCGATCACTATGAACGCGTCCCCCAGAGCCTGGCGGACGAAATCATCAAGCAATAGGGGAGACGAACCATGGGCAAAGCCAAATTCGAGCGCAATAAGCCGCACGTAAACATCGGCACCGTCGGGCACATCGACCACGGCAAGACCACGCTGACCGCGGCCATCACCAAGACCCTGGCCGCCAAGGGCTGGTCCGAATTCGTGGCCTTCGACCAGATCGACAAGGCCCCGGAAGAGAAAGAGCGCGGCATCACCATCGCCACGGCGCACGTGGAGTACGAGACGCCCAACCGTCACTACGCCCACGTGGACTGCCCCGGGCACGCCGACTACATCAAGAACATGATCACTGGCGCCGCCCAGATGGACGGCTGCATCCTGGTCGTGGCCGCCACCGACGGCCCCATGCCGCAGACCCGCGAGCACATCCTGCTCGCCCGCCAGGTCGGCGTCCCCGCCGTCGTCGTTTTCCTGAACAAGTGCGACATGGTGGATGACGAGGAGCTGCTGGAGCTGGTGGAGCTGGAAGTCCGCGAGCTGCTGACCGGCTACGAGTTCCCTGGCGACGACACCCCGGTTGTGCGCGGCTCCGCGCTGAAGGCGCTGGAGAGCGACGATCCGGAGTCCGACGACTGCAAGCCCATCATCGAGTTGATGGAAGCCTGCGACGACTTCATTCCCGAGCCGCAGCGCGACATCGACAAGCCTTTCCTGATGCCCATCGAGGACGTCTTCTCCATCTCCGGCCGCGGCACCGTGGTCACCGGCCGCGTCGAGCGCGGCGTGATCAAGGTGGGCGAGGAGATCGAGATCGTGGGCATGAAGGACACGATGAAGACCACCTGCACCGGCGTCGAGATGTTCCGCAAGATTCTCGACCAGGGCCAGGCGGGCGACAACGTGGGCGTGCTGCTTCGCGGCGTGAAGCGCGAGGACGTGGAGCGCGGCCAGGTGCTGGCCCGTCCCAAGACGATCACGCCGCACAAGAAGTTCAAGGCCGAGGTGTACGTCCTGAACAAGGAAGAGGGCGGCCGCCACACGCCGTTCTTCTCGGGCTACCGTCCGCAGTTCTACTTCCGCACCACCGACGTCACCGGCGTGGTGACGCTGGAAGAGGGCGTGGAAATGGTCATGCCCGGCGACAACGCCACCTTCCTGGTGGAGCTGATCGCGCCCATCGCCATGGAGCCCGGCCTGCGCTTCGCCATCCGCGAGGGCGGCCGCACCGTGGGCGCCGGCGTGGTCTCCGAGATCGAGGAGTAAATCATGGCCACCATGACCAGCGATCGCATTCGCATCAAACTGAAGGCGTACGACTACCGCATTCTCGACAAGGCGGTGGCCGAGATCGTGGATACGGCGCGCAATACCGGTGCCGCCCTGGCCGGGCCCATCCCGCTGCCGACCAATATCCACAAGACCACGGTCCAGAAGAGCGTGCACGTGGACAAGAAGTCGCGCGAGCAGTTCGAGCAGCGTGTTCACAAGCGCCTGCTGGACATCCTCGAGCCCACCCAGCAGACCGTGGACGCGCTTGGCAAGCTGTCCCTGCCCGCCGGCGTGGACGTGGAAATCAAACTGTAGAGAGGGCGTCATGGCCAAGAATATCGGAATCCTGGGCCGCAAGGTGGGCATGACCCGCATTTTCTCCGAGGACGGCACCATCACCCCCGTGACCGTCCTGGAGGCGGGACCCTGCCCGGTGGTCCAGATCAAGACCGCCGACAAGGACGGTTACACCGCGCTGCAGGTGGGGCATGGCGAGGTCGCCGAGCGCAAGCTCAACAAGCCCGGCAAGGGGCACCAGGCCAAGGCTGGCCAGGGCTTCTTCCGAGACCTGCGCGAGTTCCGTTTCGACGGGGCTTCGGAGTACGAGGTGGGCAGCGAGTTGACCGTGGAGATGTTCAAGCCCGGCGAGCGGGTCAAAGTGACCGGCACCAGCAAGGGCAAGGGCTTCCAGGGCGTCATGAAGCGCCATAACTTCGCTGGCTCCCGCGCCTCCCACGGCGCCGAGAAGGTGCACCGCGCTCCCGGAGCCGTGGGTCACTGCACCTTCCCCTCCAAGATCTTCAAGAACAAGAAGATGCCGGGGCACATGGGCGACCGCAAGGTGACATACAAGAACCTGGAGATCGTGGACGTGCGCCCCGAGGACAATGTCATCCTCGTCAAGGGCCAGGTGCCCGGCGCCAAGGGCGGACTCGTCATGGTCCGCAAGCAGGACTAGGTGAGCGACAATGGCTACCGTGAAAATAGTCGACCAGACCAACGCCGAGGTGGGCAGCCTCGATCTCGCTCCCGAAGTGTTCGGGGTTGAGGTCAAGCCCGAGATCCTCAACCTGGTGGTGCGCGCCCAGCGCAACGCCGCCCGGGCTGGCACCCACAAGACCAAGGGCCGCTCCGAGGTCTCCGGCGGCGGACGCAAGCCGTGGCGCCAGAAAGGTACGGGCCGCGCCCGTGCGGGCACCATTCGCTCCCCCCTGTGGCGGGGCGGTGGCACCACCTTCGGGCCCACCCCGCGCAGCTACGAGATCAAGGTCAACAAGAAGGTGCGTTCACTGGCCCTGAAGATGGCCCTTTCCACCCGCGCCGCCGACGATCGCCTGACCGTGGTGGACAAGCTGGAGCTGCCCGAGGCCAAGACCAAGCATTTCGCCGAAATTATCGGCAAGCTGGGACTGAAAAAGGCCTTGATTGTTGTCGAGGGCGCTGATAATACTCTCGCTCTTTCGGCCCGGAATCTGCCTCACGTGAAATTGCTCGAGGCGGAAAAGCTCAATGTTTATGATGTTCTGAAGTACCCCCAGCTGGTGGTGGTCAAGGACGCCGTGAACAGCCTCGAGGAAAGGTTGAAGTAAAATGGACTACACGCAGATTTTGCTCAAACCGGTCATCTCCGAGAAGGCCACCATGGTCAAGGAGGACGGCAACCAGGTCGTCTTCTACGTCCATGACAGCGCCAACAAGATCGAGATCAAGAAGGCCGTCGAGCAGGCCTTCAAGGTCAGG
Proteins encoded:
- the tuf gene encoding elongation factor Tu; protein product: MGKAKFERNKPHVNIGTVGHIDHGKTTLTAAITKTLAAKGWSEFVAFDQIDKAPEEKERGITIATAHVEYETPNRHYAHVDCPGHADYIKNMITGAAQMDGCILVVAATDGPMPQTREHILLARQVGVPAVVVFLNKCDMVDDEELLELVELEVRELLTGYEFPGDDTPVVRGSALKALESDDPESDDCKPIIELMEACDDFIPEPQRDIDKPFLMPIEDVFSISGRGTVVTGRVERGVIKVGEEIEIVGMKDTMKTTCTGVEMFRKILDQGQAGDNVGVLLRGVKREDVERGQVLARPKTITPHKKFKAEVYVLNKEEGGRHTPFFSGYRPQFYFRTTDVTGVVTLEEGVEMVMPGDNATFLVELIAPIAMEPGLRFAIREGGRTVGAGVVSEIEE
- the rpsJ gene encoding 30S ribosomal protein S10 translates to MATMTSDRIRIKLKAYDYRILDKAVAEIVDTARNTGAALAGPIPLPTNIHKTTVQKSVHVDKKSREQFEQRVHKRLLDILEPTQQTVDALGKLSLPAGVDVEIKL
- the rplC gene encoding 50S ribosomal protein L3, with amino-acid sequence MAKNIGILGRKVGMTRIFSEDGTITPVTVLEAGPCPVVQIKTADKDGYTALQVGHGEVAERKLNKPGKGHQAKAGQGFFRDLREFRFDGASEYEVGSELTVEMFKPGERVKVTGTSKGKGFQGVMKRHNFAGSRASHGAEKVHRAPGAVGHCTFPSKIFKNKKMPGHMGDRKVTYKNLEIVDVRPEDNVILVKGQVPGAKGGLVMVRKQD
- the rplD gene encoding 50S ribosomal protein L4, with translation MATVKIVDQTNAEVGSLDLAPEVFGVEVKPEILNLVVRAQRNAARAGTHKTKGRSEVSGGGRKPWRQKGTGRARAGTIRSPLWRGGGTTFGPTPRSYEIKVNKKVRSLALKMALSTRAADDRLTVVDKLELPEAKTKHFAEIIGKLGLKKALIVVEGADNTLALSARNLPHVKLLEAEKLNVYDVLKYPQLVVVKDAVNSLEERLK
- the rplW gene encoding 50S ribosomal protein L23, encoding MDYTQILLKPVISEKATMVKEDGNQVVFYVHDSANKIEIKKAVEQAFKVRVEKVTVTRKKPGVRSRWGRPVGKVSGHKKAYVTLAAGDKIEFFEGV